From the Chryseobacterium fluminis genome, the window TGATCCCGGATGACTGAAAACGGAAAGCGTACGTTGACTTTTCCCCCAAATTCTTTTTCCTGAGTAAAATTATTAGAATCTGAAAGATCACTTAACTGATAGTTTCCCAAATTGTCGTTACCTATGGTAGAAACCATTGGCTTTTTGGGGTTAGTGAAGTCGGTGGCGAAATTTAAATCATCACTCTCAAATTCAATATATCTTTCATGAGGCTTTTTCTCACTTGCGGTTGCATAGTTCATTGCCCAGTCGAGGTCGATCTTGGAACCCAGCAGATGTTCGCCTCTTAGTGCGTAATTCTGAACTTTTTGTCTTTCCAGACGCGTATTATCATTATTGAAATCGCCGCCTTTATTCTGCCTTGTCATGCTGCCTTCCCAATCTGTGATCTGTGTTCCGTCATCGTTGTAAACAGGTTTTATTTTATATCCTAAAGCATAACGGTTTTCTTTATCGTTTCTGAAATTATACATGGCAGAAGCGTAGATTTTGTTTTTCGGATTGAACTCATAATCCAGATTAAGATCAAAGCTGTGCCGGATGCGGTGCTCATTATAATACCGGATTCCCATTTTGCTGACGTAAGCAGTCTGAGCGGCATCTTTCGCTACGCTCCAGGTCGGCTCGATATTATCAGAGCCGAAATTATTGTTGTTATAAGAAAAACTGAAAACGGCACCCAGTTTTTTATTTAAAAAACGGTTTCCATAGACCAGTCCAGCCGTATAATTTCCCTTTTCACGGATCGGATTGTAGCCTCCGGCTAATGTTGCAGAAATTCGCTGTCCGTTCGGCGACGCTCTTGTAATCAGATTGACGGATCCGCCAATAGCATCAGCATCCATATCCGGGGTCAGCGTTTTGTTAACTTCAATGGTTGAGATCATATCCGAAGGAATCAGGTCCATCTGGACATTCCGGTTGTCCCCTTCAGCAGAAGGAATTCTATCACCATTTAAAGTAACTGAATTCAGATTGGGTGCCAATCCCCTGATAATAAGATTTCGGGCTTCACCCTGATCGTTTTGGATGGTAATTCCGGGAACCCGTTTAAGCGCGTCACCGATATTGGCATCAGGAAAACGGCCGATCTGATCAGACGATATAACATTGGTAATATTGGCATTGCTCTTCTGTTTATTCAAAGCTCTTGCCTGGTTTTTTAAAGCCGGACCTGCAACAACGACCTCCTGAATGGTCGTTTCTTTTCTGGCAAAAAGAATATTCTGTCTGGTATTTTTATCGGATTCTACGGCAACCTGGTATTCATTACTTCCATATCCGATATAGTCAATTTTCATCGTGTACTTTCCTGCCGGTACATTCAGGAAAACAAAATTTCCGTGATCATCAGAGGTGGTATAGATATTTCCGGGCATCAGGGTAATTTTGGCTCCGGGTAATGCAATCCGGGAATCATCATTGATATTTCCGGAAACGGTACCGGTCTGAGCATAAAAATAAATGGATGCACAAAACAAAACAGACGTAAAAATTTTCTTCACTTTTCTTATTAGATTTAAATTCCTGCAAAATTAAATGCTTGTGTAGGAAATGACCTGAAATGAAGATTAAGCTTAGTTTAAAGATTTGTTAACGATTGTCCTCTGAATGCGCCATGCTATTTAGAAAAGCTGTTTAAGCTTCTATTATCAAAAAGTAGATCCGAAATATTTTAAACACTTAAGTTAATTAAAGTAATATACTTTACGCTAAAGAAGTACACGTAAGTTTTTTGAAAATCTTTGATTTTCACCTGATGTGAACTTAATTCTGCGGTATTTTTTTAAACTTTCTAAAGTATACTTAAGTGAGAGGCAGTAAGTACCACACACCGCTACCTCACTGCTACCCCACGAATCCCTTCACCGCTACCGCACGAATCCTTTCGTGTGGTTGTCTGAAATCACAGATTTCTAAGCACTTAAGTTAATTTAAGTAATACTTTGCGCAGAAGAAGTACACTGAAGTCTTGTTAAAAATCTTTTGATTTTCTTCTGAAGCACACTTAATTCTGCGGTATTTTCTTCCCCGAAATAGTCCTTTAACGAAGTTTCCGCCACTGGCAACCGATTTTCAGCCATTTTATAATGATCTGAATTATTTTACCAAGTCAAACTTCGTAGAAAATTTTCTTTTCCCTCTTCTTAAATGGTAAAATCCATTTCTCTATTTTTTCTTTGCTGATGATTTCCAGATTGTTAGTGTTTTACATTGCAATCCAAAATTGCTAATTTTCTCGGAACTCTTTTTTCCTGAATAAGTTTAAACAACTTTAGAAATAATGAACTTAATCTTAACCATAATGATCATTAAATTGTTGTTATTTTTTACGGAATTAAAATGATTAACACTGATCTTTAGTTTTTTACAGTTAACCGTAAAAATCAGCACTAAAATAATTCGAAAATAATTTTGCCGGAAATAGAAATATTTCTATATTTGCACCACTGAAAACAACGATAACATCGGGGTTTAAGGAGAGTTGGCAGAGTGGTCGATTGCGGCAGTCTTGAAAACTGTTGACTGTAACAGGTCCGGGGGTTCGAATCCCTCACTCTCCGCTAGGTTAGAAACCAAAATAAGCTTAAACGCTGTAAATATCGATGTTTACAGCGTTTTTTGTTTGAGAGCAGGTGTCAAAAAAAACCAAAATAGGTCACGATTTATATGTCCTATTTCATGTCCCACTTAAAAAATCACAAAAATGGGTCACGAAAAATCAAGGAAAACCCGACCAATAGGCAGTCTAACGATTGTACATCTTGCAAAAAGTGGTAACAAAAGGTAAATTATTAATCAATTAAAGTTATCACACTATGAACAAAACATTCAATCTGCTATTCTTTATAAAAAAGAATAAAATCAGAACAAACGGAACCGCTCCCATCTACCTACGAATTACGATAGACGGCAAGGCAACAGATATTGCTGCCAAAAGGTATATCGATCCGAAGAAATGGAATGTTAAAGCACACAAGGCATTGGGGAATACGCAAGAAGCTAAAACACTAAATCTCTATCTTAAAACTTTGGAACAGAAAGTTTACGATTTCCACTACTTGATGCTGAAAGAAGAAAACTTTGTAACAACAGAGAGTTTAAAATCTAAACTGCTTGGAACGGATATTAAGAAAAGGATGCTTATCCCCATCTTTCAAGAACATAATGACAAAGTGGAAGCACTGGTCGGTCAGGATTTTGCTCCCGGGACATTGGAGCGTTATAAAACATCTTTAAAACATACGCAGGAATTCATCAATTGGAAATACAAAACTTCTGATATTGACATTACGGAAATTGATCACGGTTTCGTCAGCGATTATGACTTCTGGCTGCGCAGTGTAAGAAAGTGCGGGAACAATACTGCTGTGAAGTATCTCAAGAATTTCAAGAAGATCATTCGGTTGTGTATGGCCCACGGATGGATCTCCAAAGATCCCTTTCTGGGCTATAAGGCAAAAATAAAGGCTGTGGAGCGCCCATATCTTACCAAAGAAGAAATTCGGATGATCTATGAAAAAGAATTTACATCAGAACGATTGACCCAAGTTCGGGATATTTTTCTTTTCAGCTGTTACACTGGCCTGGCTTATGTGGATGTCAAACAATTGTCTAAATCTAACATCAATGTCGGCATTGATGGTGATCAATGGATTTTTACTCATCGTCAAAAGACAGATACCTCAACCAGAGTTCCATTATTACCTTTAGCACAGGAATTGATTTTAAAATATGAAGACCACCCAGAATGTGTAAATTCAAATGTCTTGTTTCCCGTTCTCAGTAATCAAAAAATGAATTCGTATCTGAAAGAAATTGCGAGTGTCTGTGGAATAAATAAAGATTTGACGTTTCATGTCGCTAGGCACACATTCGCTACTACTGTAACTTTATCAAATGGTGTTCCTATTGAAAGTGTCAGCAAAATGCTAGGTCATACCAATATAAAAACTACACAACAGTATGCTAAGATTTTGGATAAGAAAGTGAGTCAGGATATGTTGAGCCTACGAAGTAAACTTCAAGAAGAAAATGATGAAGGTGTTTCACAACTAAACGATGTAGGTTGAGAATCACTTAAACAAAAACCTTTTTCGTACAGAGATACAGGAAAATTTCATAAAAAATGCCGTTTTCACGAGTAGTGAGACGGCCTCGCTCAAATACTAAATTAACCTGAGTTCGGTTTAAGCGAATTGTAAAAACAATTGGCCGTCATTTACTTTATTGAGGTTTAGTGAGGGGTTTTTTAGGGAAGAAGCAATATGCGGTTAATCCTCCCAAAATATTGATTATAAAATTGTTCACACTTCTATGTCTGGTATGTTCTATCTGGCAATGATTTTTAAGTTCATCATTTATAGTCTCAATTATTGCTCTTTTTTTTAATAAAATTTTGTCTTCCATCTTCATAATATGATTTTTCATATTTTTTCGGAGTTTGGTAAAAAGCTGAATGCCATCAGCGAAAAGCATTTCCCATAGAGCTTTTGAAAGATATCCTTTATCTGCAAATAATTTTCCAAACAGCTGCTGAGTCATTTTTTTTATATGTTTTGGATTTCGGTCATCTACATTTCCTTTTGTTAAATAGAAGGATAAGAGTTCTCCTTTTTCATTACAAACCAAATGAAGCTTAAAGCCATAAAACCAACCCATTGAAGATTTTCCACGTTCTGCCAAACCTTTGAAAACTTTATGATTGTGTATTCTTTGATTTCTGCAAACTCTCAGAGCTGTACTATCCATAAAACTTATTCCGGTGCATTTTCCCAAACATTTTTCTTTCAGAAACAAGGCCAAAACCACAAAGTTTCTTTGCTGAAGTTCAATAAACCGATTGTATGAAAGACTGGTGGGAAATAAATCTTTCCAATACCCACAAACTATTTCTTTGTAATAATGCTTAAATGTTTTGTGGGCACCTAAGTGAAATCCTATCATGATGGTGATAATTTCAGAATCAGACATTCTGGATGTTCTGTTTCTTCTTTTCTTGCTATCCCCAAGGGCCTGTTTTTTCATTTTTTTAATTTGAGCAGCAAACTCTTTACAAAAATCATCAATTTGTACAAAAATATTTGTAATTTGGTCTTTCAAAATCATAAGTAATAATTCGTTTAAACATTTGAACATC encodes:
- a CDS encoding site-specific integrase; translated protein: MNKTFNLLFFIKKNKIRTNGTAPIYLRITIDGKATDIAAKRYIDPKKWNVKAHKALGNTQEAKTLNLYLKTLEQKVYDFHYLMLKEENFVTTESLKSKLLGTDIKKRMLIPIFQEHNDKVEALVGQDFAPGTLERYKTSLKHTQEFINWKYKTSDIDITEIDHGFVSDYDFWLRSVRKCGNNTAVKYLKNFKKIIRLCMAHGWISKDPFLGYKAKIKAVERPYLTKEEIRMIYEKEFTSERLTQVRDIFLFSCYTGLAYVDVKQLSKSNINVGIDGDQWIFTHRQKTDTSTRVPLLPLAQELILKYEDHPECVNSNVLFPVLSNQKMNSYLKEIASVCGINKDLTFHVARHTFATTVTLSNGVPIESVSKMLGHTNIKTTQQYAKILDKKVSQDMLSLRSKLQEENDEGVSQLNDVG
- a CDS encoding TonB-dependent receptor, producing the protein MKKIFTSVLFCASIYFYAQTGTVSGNINDDSRIALPGAKITLMPGNIYTTSDDHGNFVFLNVPAGKYTMKIDYIGYGSNEYQVAVESDKNTRQNILFARKETTIQEVVVAGPALKNQARALNKQKSNANITNVISSDQIGRFPDANIGDALKRVPGITIQNDQGEARNLIIRGLAPNLNSVTLNGDRIPSAEGDNRNVQMDLIPSDMISTIEVNKTLTPDMDADAIGGSVNLITRASPNGQRISATLAGGYNPIREKGNYTAGLVYGNRFLNKKLGAVFSFSYNNNNFGSDNIEPTWSVAKDAAQTAYVSKMGIRYYNEHRIRHSFDLNLDYEFNPKNKIYASAMYNFRNDKENRYALGYKIKPVYNDDGTQITDWEGSMTRQNKGGDFNNDNTRLERQKVQNYALRGEHLLGSKIDLDWAMNYATASEKKPHERYIEFESDDLNFATDFTNPKKPMVSTIGNDNLGNYQLSDLSDSNNFTQEKEFGGKVNVRFPFSVIRDQKGRIRTGARIRLKTKERENDYFAFEPVNDMGSLVSVPTTYFDGHHFQPGNYVPGTFASASYLGGLDLYNPNLFDSESKPEEFLSGNYSAKEHIYAGYIRWDQDFSAKLSMIAGARIETTKIDYTGNYVMDEEDLVGKINNTNTYTNILPNISFKYIPVQNLVLRAAFTTALARPNYYALVPYLNVISADEIVSAGNPDLKATYAYNFDFMAEKYFKSVGILSGGLFYKNLKDFIYTYSRRNYSTADFANDFAGQANPIPNGENNWRFTQQRNGDHVNIYGFEVALQRQLDFIPGAFWKGLGVYVNYTYTKSKAKGITNEDGIERTDVGLPGTAPHMFNGSLSWENKRFSARVSMNYAARYIDELGGNAFEDRYYDNQLFLDANASYKITGQLRIFAEANNLTNQPLRYYQGIENRTAQAEYYRPRFTMGLKFDF
- a CDS encoding IS982 family transposase, with protein sequence MILKDQITNIFVQIDDFCKEFAAQIKKMKKQALGDSKKRRNRTSRMSDSEIITIMIGFHLGAHKTFKHYYKEIVCGYWKDLFPTSLSYNRFIELQQRNFVVLALFLKEKCLGKCTGISFMDSTALRVCRNQRIHNHKVFKGLAERGKSSMGWFYGFKLHLVCNEKGELLSFYLTKGNVDDRNPKHIKKMTQQLFGKLFADKGYLSKALWEMLFADGIQLFTKLRKNMKNHIMKMEDKILLKKRAIIETINDELKNHCQIEHTRHRSVNNFIINILGGLTAYCFFPKKPLTKPQ